Proteins encoded together in one Eubalaena glacialis isolate mEubGla1 chromosome 7, mEubGla1.1.hap2.+ XY, whole genome shotgun sequence window:
- the MUC21 gene encoding mucin-21, with product MDIDWIMQGTLEKEISQKKGLMEEKAVAINEPTTANTGSSATSSGTGTASNTTSSTTYGGTSIATNSGSQVTSSGSSTTSNTETSMTSGGSSTTSNTGSSVTSGGTSATSNTGASVTSGGTSATSNTGSSLTSGGTSATSNTGSSLTSGGTSTPVNTGSSATSSGTGTASSTTSSTTYGGTTTATNSGSQVTSSGSSTTSNTETSMTSGGSSTTSNTGSSVTSGGTSATSNTGSSLTSGGTSATSNTGSSLTSGGTSTPVNTGSSATSSGTGTASSTTSSTTYGGTTTATNSGSQVTSSGSSTTSNTETSMTSGGSSTTSNTGSSVTSGGTSSTSNTGSSVTPGGTRATSNTGSSVTSGGTSATSNTGSSLTSGGTSATSNTGSSLTSGGTSTPVNTGSSATSSGTGTASSTTSSTTYGDTTTATNSGSSATTGGSGTPLSTGTHTTSNRISTSAGTPVNAVKPSGSLKPWEIFLITLVSVVVAVGFFVGLYFCVTNSLSLRNVFDTAVYRLHGPNLGPGPGGNHGVHHRSGWSPNRFWRRPVSSVAMEMRETHDGL from the exons TGAACCCACCACAGCCAACACTGGATCCAGTGCAACCTCCAGTGGGACTGGGACAGCCTCCAACACTACATCCAGCACGACCTATGGTGGTACCAGCATAGCCACCAACTCTGGATCCCAAGTGACCTCCAGTGGATCCAGCACAACCTCCAATACTGAAACCAGCATGACCTCTGGAGGGTCCAGCACAACCTCCAATACTGGATCCAGCGTGACCTCTGGAGGGACCAGCGCAACCTCCAATACTGGAGCCAGTGTGACCTCTGGAGGGACCAGCGCAACCTCCAATACTGGATCCAGCCTGACCTCTGGAGGGACCAGCGCAACCTCCAATACTGGATCCAGCCTGACCTCTGGAGGAACCAGCACACCTGTCAACACTGGATCCAGTGCAACCTCCAGTGGGACTGGGACAGCCTCCAGCACTACATCCAGCACGACCTATGGTGGTACCACCACAGCCACCAACTCTGGATCCCAAGTGACCTCCAGTGGATCCAGCACAACCTCCAATACTGAAACCAGCATGACCTCTGGAGGGTCCAGCACAACCTCCAATACTGGATCCAGCGTGACCTCTGGAGGGACCAGCGCAACTTCCAATACTGGATCCAGCCTGACCTCTGGAGGGACCAGCGCAACCTCCAATACTGGATCCAGCCTGACCTCTGGAGGAACCAGCACACCTGTCAACACTGGATCCAGTGCAACCTCCAGTGGGACTGGGACAGCCTCCAGCACTACATCCAGCACGACCTATGGTGGTACCACCACAGCCACCAACTCTGGATCCCAAGTGACCTCCAGTGGATCCAGCACAACCTCCAATACTGAAACCAGCATGACCTCTGGAGGGTCCAGCACAACCTCCAATACTGGATCCAGCGTGACCTCTGGAGGGACCAGCTCAACCTCCAATACTGGATCCAGCGTGACCCCTGGAGGGACCCGCGCAACCTCCAATACTGGATCCAGCGTGACCTCTGGAGGGACCAGCGCAACCTCCAATACTGGATCCAGCCTGACCTCTGGAGGGACCAGCGCAACCTCCAATACTGGATCCAGCCTGACCTCTGGAGGAACCAGCACACCTGTCAACACTGGATCCAGTGCAACCTCCAGTGGGACTGGGACAGCCTCCAGCACTACATCCAGCACGACCTATGGTGATACCACCACAGCCACCAACTCTGGATCCAGTGCAACCACAGGAGGCTCTGGTACACCTTTGTCAACTGGAACACACACAACTTCCAACAGAATTAGCACAAGTGCTGGAACTCCAGTGAATGCAGTGAAGCCCAGTGGGTCCCTGAAGCCATGGGAAATCTTCCTCATCACTCTGGTCTCAGTTGTAGTGGCCGTGGGATTCTTTGTTGGACTCTACTTCTGTGTG ACAAACTCCCTGTCCCTGAGAAATGTCTTTGACACAGCTGTCTACCGACTCCATGGCCCCAACCTCGGCCCAGGCCCTGGAGGGAATCACGGAGTCCACCACAGGTCTGGGTGGAGCCCTAACAGATTCTGGAGGAGACCAGTATCCTCAGTAGCCATGGAGATGAGAGAGACCCACGATGGGCTCTAA